A genomic segment from Nicotiana tabacum cultivar K326 chromosome 9, ASM71507v2, whole genome shotgun sequence encodes:
- the LOC142164102 gene encoding uncharacterized protein LOC142164102: protein MNKLVKKDLVRGLPKSRFKYHNVCDACVRGNQVRSSFKPKKKIQVKMSHNVVSIRSDHGIEFDNAKFDKFCAENGSQHCLLFDKQVHDQEVLEKFDAKYDEGILLGYSSQSKTYKVYNKRTQCVEENIHIIFDESHNLCGRDSHDKNDQDREQSKVPGEVIDMANGKADLMSQVKESNEEDTAEPPANQKNLVPSVQQLKQKTELLMPCKELLMLSKEGFKLDQRQEAHLPSQLSFSQIEPKNIKEVLKDADWIIAMQDELHQFERNSVWNLVPRPSDRTIIGTRWVFKNKLDEFGNTTRNKARLVVQGYNQEEGIDYDETFAPIARMEVIRILIAFASHMEFKLFQKDVKSAFMNGYLKEEVFVKQPPGFECHEHPEHVFMLDKALYGLKKDPHAWYERLFRFLLENGFTREKINNTLFLKKRGRNLLIVQVYVDDIIFWCNK from the exons AttcaagtgaaaatgagccaTAATGTTGTAAGCATAAGATCTGATCATGGCATAGAGTTCGACAATGCAAAATTCGACAAATTCTGTGCTGAAAATG GCAGTCAACACTGCTTGCTATTTGATAAAcaagtgcatgatcag GAAGTGCTGGAAAAATTTGATGCCAAATATGATGAAGGAATCCTTCTTGGATATTCCTCACAAAGCAAAACATAcaaggtctataacaaaaggactcaatgtgttgaagaAAACATACATATAATCTTTGATGAATCACACAACTTATGTGGAAGAGATtcacatgataagaatgatcaagACAGAGAGCAGTCAAAGGTTCCTGGAGAAGTTATTGATATGGCAAATGGAAAGGCTGATTTGATGAGTCAAGTCAAGGAATCTAACGAAGAAGATACAGCAGAACCTCCAGCTAATCAGAAGAACCTGGTTCCTTCAGtacaacaactgaagcagaaaaCAGAGTTGTTGATGCCGTGCAAGGAACTCCTGATGCTCAGCAAAGAA GGATTCAAACTAGATCAAAGACAAGAAGCACATTTGCCTTCTCAACTCTCCTTTTCTCAAattgagcccaaaaatatcaaggaagtaTTAAAAGATGCTGACTGGATTATTGCTATGCAAGATGAActccatcaatttgagaggaacagTGTATGGAACCTGGTTCCTCGACCCTCAGATAGAACtattataggaaccaggtgggtgtTCAAAAACAAGCTTGATGAGTTTGGGAATACAACAAGGAACAAGGCCAGATTAGTGGTTCAAGGCTATAATCAAGAAGAAGGTattgactatgatgagacttttgctccaatTGCACGAATGGAAGTCATCAGAATTCTCATTGcatttgcatctcatatggaattcaaattgttccaaaaGGATGTCAAGAGTGCATTTATGAATGGGTATTTAAAGGAAGAAGTCTTCGTCaaacaaccacctggttttgagTGTCATGAGCATCCTGAACATGTATTCATGCTTGACAAGGCACTATATGGGTTAAAGAAGGACCCTCAtgcatggtatgaaaggttgttcAGGTTCCTTCTGGAAAATGGCTTCACAAGAGAAAAAATTAACAACACTCTATTTTTGAAGAAACGAGGGAGGAACCTGCTGATTGTACAAGTTTATGTTGACGACATCATTTTTTGGTGCAACAAATGA